gcagatcattatgattaattagaacatgagtgggtaaaaagaagtgatcaagggcacaacttgcctgggtcttgagattccaggtaccaacttgctcttcagatgacacgtgtcctcgtgcTAGTcgtacaatacaaacaaacatggtgtagataaaattaacatcacaccaaacataagaatacactgcgtaaaaataatctacgcgaagctacgagactaacgcaacttgaacggatcaaatcggagttaaaacggaggagatacgaatttcctaaggttttatgtgtttgatatAAAATTATTTGggagatcaattttattattgttttcatgtcaaaaaagAGAcattagatgataaacaataatattacaaaattataggaactggaatgagtcaaaaaggagttaaaatgtattttctaggaattaaagaAGTTTCTGGGATTAATTTTGCACTATTAATCATTTTCTAAATGAATTTCCATAGTTTATTCCCTGACTGGACTGCGCACCAAAAACTAGAAAGTGCAGGGGCTAAACCATAGTTTTCCCCAAGACTCGGGTGTATCCCGCgggggacggcgggttggtttcatGAAAACAGAGGGTTTCTTTTATAAAATGTAAACGGTGAAGGGGCATCGGGCCACGACAGCCACCCGATCGAAATCTGGCAGTCCAGATTAGATTGCCCATTAAGTGAACCGGTGCGCGACACAGACCGTTGGATCCCCAAGCAGCGACCCAGATTTAATTACCCGAGATTCCATCGCGACCCTCGGATCCTGATCGAACGGCCATCATCCTACACCCGAGCTGGGCCGCTATGATCCAGTCTGGCCGTCCATCTGCGAACCAACGGATCAGATACCCCAAGCCCAAAACCGGTAAGAGTTATGCGATCTGGAACGTCCCTTCATGATCCGATGGTTTAGGTTGCATCACGCGCAGAGATACGATTCCTCCTAATCCGGCCCACCCATTACAAGATCAACGGCCAGGAGCTTCTCTCCCTTACCACTCACACGGCCGGCGAACCCCAGGTAGCGGCGGCATTCTGCCCACAGAACACGGCGGCGCCATGACTGACCCTGGCCCAAATCCGCCTAGGTGCCCCAGACTTCAATTCGCCCCTAGAAACGGTATGGCAATCACAAGGGAAAAGTCCTCACCGGCGGAAACGACGTGCAGAGGCCCGCCCACGGAGGATTTGTGGTCCGCAGCGGAGCTTCATCACCGGCAAGAAATCGCCCCAGATACGACGCCATGACCCCCGAATTGGTGGACGCCGCGACATCCACACGCTCTGGTGAGGCATCGGGCGGATCTCCGAGCGGTGGAGAGGATGAGCAGCGCGCGGCGAAGGGGGCAACGCCGAGCTCCATAGATGGCGAAGGCC
This portion of the Zea mays cultivar B73 chromosome 2, Zm-B73-REFERENCE-NAM-5.0, whole genome shotgun sequence genome encodes:
- the LOC100272298 gene encoding uncharacterized protein isoform X1, which translates into the protein MALGTQCPCSSSWQPGGAPPHGRASNLPFELPQTQVQGAPASSMAARARPSPSMELGVAPFAARCSSSPPLGDPPDASPERVDVAASTNSGVMASYLGRFLAGDEAPLRTTNPPWAGLCTSFPPHEDTCHLKSKLVPGISRPRQVVPLITSFYPLMF